In Kiloniellales bacterium, the DNA window CGCAGCTCGGCCTCCGACGGCGCCGTCCTGGTCGACTGCCTGACGCTCTGGCTGTCGAACCTCCTAGGCGCCGAGCGCGACGTCGCCGCCGAGACCCGGCGCCTGGTCGAGGTCCTGCCCCATCTCGACGGCGCCGTGGTCTTGGTCTCGAACGAGGTCGGCCTCGGCGTCGTGCCGGCCAACGCCCTGGCCCGGGCCTTCGTCGACCACGCCGGGCGCCTGAACCAGGCCGTGGCCGGCGTCGCCCAGTCGGTCGTCTTCCTCTCGGCGGGCCTGCCGCTGGCCCTCAAGTCCCCGCGCTAAGGAACCTTCATGCCCCGACACAGCAAGATCCCCGCGACCGTGATTACCGGCTTCCTCGGCGCCGGCAAGACCAGCATGATCCGCCACCTGCTGCAGACGGCAGGCGGCAAGCGCCTGGCCCTGATCATCAACGAGTTCGGCGACCTCGGCGTCGACGGCGAGATCGTCAAGGGCTGCGGGATCGCCGGCTGCGCGGACGAGGACGTGATGGAGCTGGCCAACGGCTGCATCTGCTGCACCGTGGCCGAGGACTTCCTGCCGACCATGGAGAAGATCCTGGCGCGGCCGGAGCCGCCCGACCACATCGTCATCGAGACCTCGGGCCTGGCCCTGCCCAAGCCCCTGATCAAGGCCTTCAACTGGCCCGACGTGCGCAACCGGGTGACGGTCGACGGGGTGATCGCCGTGGTCGACGCCCCGGCCGTCGCCGCCGGCCGCTTCGCCGCCGATCCGGAAGCCCTGGAGGCCCAGCGCGAAGCGGACGAGGCCCTGGACCACGAGAGCCCCCTGGAGGAGCTCTTCGAGGAGCAGCTCGGCTCGGCCGACCTCGTGGTGCTGAACAAGACCGACCTCCTGCCGGAAGGCGCCGTGGGTGCCGTCGAGGGCGAGGTGACGGCGCAGCTGCGCCCGGAGGTGAAGCTCCTGCCGGCCCGCCACGGCGGCATCGAGGCCGGCGTCCTGCTGGGCCTCGGCGCGGCGGCCGAGGACGACCTCGACTCCCGGCCCTCGCACCACGACGACGGCGAGGACCACGACCACGACGACTTCGCCAGCTTCGCCCTGGAGCTGGGCGAGCTCGCCGACCCCGCCGCCCTCCTGGCCCGCCTCGAGGACCTGGTCGCCGAGCACGACATCTTCCGGGTCAAGGGCTTCGCGGCCGTCGCCGGCAAGGGCATGCGCCTGGTCGTGCAGGGCGTCGGCGGCCGCTTCCAGAGCTACTACGACCGCGACTGGGCGCCGGCCGAGCCCCGCGCCACCCGCCTGGTCTTCATCGGCCGCGCCGACCTCGACCGGGCCGGCATCGCCGCGGCGCTGGGGGCGTGATGCCTGTGCTTCGCTGCGCGACAGGACAGATGCCTGCGGCTTGGAACGAGGACCCTGCCCCCGCCCTCATGCTGAGCCGCGCGTATGCGCCGCGCTGCGCGCTGAAGCATGAGCTTCGACCGGGGGTCGAAAGGCCCGTGACCGGGGGCTCGCCCTTCGACAGGCTCAGGACGAGGCCGGTGAAAGGACCTGGAGGCTAAGATGCACCTCCTGCAGGCCCAGCCCGGCGTCATCGCGGACGGCTCCGAGCCGGTCGACCTGGGCCAGAGCCCCGGCGAGATCGTCGTGCTCTCCGCCGCCGACACCGAGCTGGCCGGCCTCTCGACGGCCCGGGCCGGCTTCGGCGACGGCTTCCCCAGCCTGCGCCTGGCCAACCTCATGCAGCTCGCGCACAACTTCTCGGTCGACCTCTACGTCGAGAAGGTGATCGCAGGGGCGAAGCTCGTGGTCGTCCGCCTGCTCGGCGGGGTCGGCTACTGGCCCTACGGGGTCGAGCAGATCGAGGCGGCCTGCCGCGAGGCCGGGATCCCCCTGGCCCTGCTGCCCGGCGACGACCAGCCCGACGCCGAGCTCGCCCGCCGCTCCACCCTGTCGGCCGAGGCCTGCCACCGGCTCTGGCAGTACGGCGTGCAGGGCGGCCCGGACAACGCCCGTGACTTCCTGGCCTACGCCGCGAGCCTGCTCGGCCGCGACCTCGACTGGCAGGAACCGCGGCCACTGCCGCGCGCTGGGGTCTACCGCCCGCCGGCCCTCTCCGCCGATCCGCTGGCCCTGGCCGGCACGCAACCGGTCGCCGCCATCGTCTTCTATCGCGCCCTGCTGCAGGCCGGGACCACGGCACCGGTCGACGCCTTGGCCGAGGCGCTGCTGGCTGAAGGGGTCAGCCCCCTGCCGATCTACTGCGCCAGCCTCAAGGAGCCGGTCTCGGCCGAGATCGTCGCCCGGCTCCTGGCCGAGGCCGGCGCCGGCCTGGTACTCAACGCCACCGGCTTCGCCGTCGGCCGGCCGGGCAAGGAGCTGGGCGAAACGCCCTTCGACGGCGTCGACGGCCCGGTGCTGCAGGTGGTCTTCTCCGGCGGCAACTTGGAGGCCTGGCGCGCCGGCAGCCAGGGTCTCTCGGCCCGCGACATCGCCATGAACGTCGCCCTGCCCGAGGTCGACGGCCGCATCCTCTCGCGCGCCGTCTCCTTCAAGGCCGAGGCGCGCTACGACCCCCTGACCGAGACCTCGGTCGTCACCTACGCCCAGGTCCCCGACCGGATCGCCTTCGTCGCCGAGCTGGCGGCGAACTGGCTGAAGCTGCGCGGAACGCCGCCGGCCGAACGCCGCCTCGCCCTGGTCTTGGCGAACTACCCCAACCGCGACGGCCGCATCGGCAACGGCGTCGGCCTCGACAGCCCCGCCGGCACGATCGAGGTGCTGCATGCGCTCGCCGGGGCCGGCTATGCGGTGGAGGACATCCCGCCCGACGGCAATGCACTGGTCGCGGCGCTCCAGGCCGGCCCGACCAACGCCGGCATCGCCGGTCGCACCGTGAGGGAGGAGCTGTCGCGTCCGGACTACGAGCTCTTCTTCGGCCGCCTGCCGCCCGACCTCCAGGAAGCGGTGGTGGCGCGCTGGGGCCCGCCGGAGCGCGATCCCTTCTACCTCCGGCGCGAGCTGGATTGCGGCGGATTCGCGATTCCGGTCCTGCGCCTGGGCCGGGTCGTCGTCGGCCTGCAGCCGGCGCGCGGCTACAACATCGATCCGGCCGCGACCTACCACGACCCGGACCTTGTGCCGCCGCACGGCTACTTCGCCTTCTACGCCTGGCTGCGCGAGACGGCCGGCGTCCATGCCATCGTCCACCTGGGCAAGCACGGCAACCTGGAATGGCTGCCGGGCAAGGCCCTGGCGCTATCAGAAAGCTGCCATCCCGAGGCCGCGCTCGGGCCGCTGCCGCACCTCTATCCCTTCATCGTCAACGATCCGGGGGAGGGCAGCCAGGCCAAGCGCCGCGCCCAGGCGGTCATCCTCGACCACCTGACGCCGCCCCTGACCCGGGCCGAGAGCTACGGCCCCCTGGCGGAGCTGGAGCGTTTGGTCGACGAGTACTACGAGGCCGCCGGCGTCGATCCCCGGCGCCTCGAGCTGCTGAGCCGCGAGATCCTGGAGCTCAGCCAGCGCATCGGTCTCGACCTGGACTGCGGCATCGCGCCGGAGGACGACGAGGCGGCAGCGCTCGGCAAGCTCGACAACCACCTCTGCGAGCTGAAGGAGCTGCAGATCCGCGACGGCCTCCACGTCTTCGGCGTCTCGCCCCGCGACGGACAGCTCACCGATCTGCTGGTCGCCCTGACCCGCCTGCCGCGCGGCGACGGCCGAGGCGGCGGTGCCTCCCTGATCCGCGCGCTGGCCGCGGACCTCGGTTTGGGCGACTTCGATCCTCTCGACTGCGAGCTCGGCGCGGCCTGGGCCGGACGGAAGCCGACCGCCTTGCAGGCCGACGGCGCCTGGCGGAGCAACGGCGACACCGTCGAACGCCTGGAAGCACTCGCCCAGGCGCTGGTCGCCGGGCGGTCCAAGCCCGGCGCGACCTGGCAAAGCACGGCCGCCGTGCTCGAGACCATCGCGCAAGACCTGCGCCCCCGCGTCGAAGCCTGCGGCCCGGCCGAGATCGAGAGCCTGCTGGCCGGCCTCGACGGCCGCTTCGTCGCGCCCGGACCCTCGGGCGCGCCGACCCGCGGCCGGCCCGACGTCTTGCCGACCGGGCGCAACTTCTATTCGGTCGACACCCGCACCGTGCCGACCCCGGCGGCCTGGCAGCTCGGCTGGGCCTCGGCCGCTCGCCTGCTCGAGCGCCACCGCCAGGAGCAGGGCGAATGGCCGCGCGCCCTGGCGCTCTCCGCCTGGGGCACCGCCAACATGCGCACCGGCGGCGACGACATCGCCCAGGCCCTGGCCCTGCTCGGCGTGAAGCCGCAGTGGGAGCAGGCCTCAGGCCGGGTCGTCGGCTTCGAGGTGCTGCCCTTGTCAGTCCTCGGGCGGCCGCGGGTCGACGTGACCTTCCGTATCTCGGGCTTTTTCCGCGACGCCTTCCCGGCCCAGGTCGACCTGCTCGACTCGGCGATCCGCGCCGTCGCTGCGCTGGACGAACCGGAAGCCGAGAACCCCTTGGCCGCCCGGGTGGGGCGCGACGCCGCCGCGCTGCGCGGTCAGGGCGAGGATCAAGACACGGCCGAGCGCCGTGCCGCCTGCCGCGTCTTCGGCGCCAAGCCCGGGGCCTACGGCGCCGGCCTGCAGGCGCTGATCGACGAGCGCGGCTGGCGCGACGAGGCCGACCTGGCCCGGGCCTACGTCGCCTGGGGCGGCTACGCCTACGGCGACGGCGCGGCCGGACGGGCCGAGCACGCGCTCTTCGAGCGCCGCCTGGCCGGGGTCGAGGCCGTGGTCCACAATCAGGACAACCGCGAGCACGACCTGCTCGATTCCGACGACTACTACCAGTTCGAGGGCGGCCTGGCGGTCTCGGTGCGGCATTTGAGCGGCGCCGCACCCGTGGTCTATCACAACGACCACTCGCGCCCCGAAAGCCCGAAGGTGCGCCGCCTGGAGGAGGAGATCGCCCGCGTCGTCCGCGCCCGCGTGGTCAACCCGAAGTGGATCCGCGGGGTCATGCGCCACGGCTACAAGGGCGCCTTCGAGATGGCCGCGACCGTCGACTACCTCTTCGCCTTCGCGGCCACGGCACGGGCGGTCGGCGACCACCACTTCGACGCGGTCTATGAGGCCTATCTCGAAGACGACGACGTCCGGGATTTCCTGGAAGCGAACAACGCGGCGGCCCTCGGCGACATTGCGGCGCGCCTCATCGAGGCCCAGGAGCGGGGCCTCTGGCGCCCGAAGTCGAACTCGGCGCGCGGACACTTGGAGACTTTGGCGGCGGACAATGGAGTGCACCCCCATCCTAACCCTCCCCCACCAGGGGTGAGGGGACCAGAGCCAGGCGTCGGCGCCGCCACTCCCTCCCCCTTGATGGGGGAGGGTGGGGTGGGGGTGGCACACCGGCCGAGAAGAACGGAACGCGACCCATGACCGACGACCTGACCGAAGACGAGATCAACGCCCGGGCCAACGAGAAGGCGCGCAAGCGCAAGGCGGCGCGGGACAGGATGCTGGCCGACAAGACCGTCGAGAAGGGCCTGCTGATCGTCCACACCGGCAAGGGCAAGGGCAAGTCGACGGCGGCCTTCGGCCTGGTCTTCCGGGCCCTGGGCAATGGGATGCGGGTCGGCATCGTCCAGTTCGTCAAGGGCAAGTGGGAGACCGGCGAGCGCCACGCCCTGGAGCGCTTCGCCGACCAGGTCGAGGTCCACACCATGGGAGAAGGCTTCTCCTGGGACACCCAGGACCGGGCCCGCGACATCCGCGCTGCCCAGGCGGCCTGGGCCAAGTCGCAGGAGCTGATCGAGGCCTGCCGTGGGCCCGAGCCCAAATTCGATCTTCTCCTTTTCGACGAGATCAACATCCCGCTGCGCTACGACCACCTGCCGCTGGACGAGGTGGTCGCGGTGCTGAAGGCCAGGCCGCCGGGGCTCCACGTCGTGGTCACCGGCCGCAACGCCAAGCCCGAGCTGATCGAGGCCGCCGACCTGGTGACCGAGATGACCCAGGTCAAGCACCCCTTCCGCGAGCAGAACGTCAGGGCCCAGAGGGGCATCGAGTTTTGACGGCTCAACGGGCCGTGATGCTGCAGGGCACCGGCTCGGACGTCGGCAAGTCGCTGCTGGTCGCCGGGCTCTGCCGGGCCTTCACGAGGCGCGGCCTGACGGTGCGGCCCTTCAAGCCGCAGAACATGTCCAACAACGCCGCGGTGACGGCGGAGGGCGGCGAGATCGGCCGCGCCCAGGCCTTGCAGGCGCGCGCCTGCGGCGTGGCGCCGGCGATCGACATGAACCCGGTGCTGCTCAAGCCCCAGAGCGAGGTCGGCGCCCAGGTCGTGGTCCAGGGCCGGGTCTGGGGCAAGGCCAAGGCGCGGGACTACCAGGCGCTCAAGCCGGAGCTACTGCCCAAGGTCCTGGAGTCCTTCGCCCGGATCTCGGCCGAGGCCGAGCTGGTCCTGGTCGAAGGCGCCGGCAGCCCGGCCGAGGTCAACCTGCGCAAGGGCGATATCGCCAACATGGGCTTCGCCGCGGCCGCCGACCTGCCGGTGGTCCTGGTCGGCGACATCGACCGCGGCGGCGTCATCGCCAGCCTGGTCGGCACCTGGACCCTGCTGCCCGAGGCCGAGCGGGCGCGCCTGGCCGGCTACATCGTCAACAAGTTCCGCGGCGACGTCTCGCTCTTCGACTCGGGC includes these proteins:
- the cobW gene encoding cobalamin biosynthesis protein CobW produces the protein MPRHSKIPATVITGFLGAGKTSMIRHLLQTAGGKRLALIINEFGDLGVDGEIVKGCGIAGCADEDVMELANGCICCTVAEDFLPTMEKILARPEPPDHIVIETSGLALPKPLIKAFNWPDVRNRVTVDGVIAVVDAPAVAAGRFAADPEALEAQREADEALDHESPLEELFEEQLGSADLVVLNKTDLLPEGAVGAVEGEVTAQLRPEVKLLPARHGGIEAGVLLGLGAAAEDDLDSRPSHHDDGEDHDHDDFASFALELGELADPAALLARLEDLVAEHDIFRVKGFAAVAGKGMRLVVQGVGGRFQSYYDRDWAPAEPRATRLVFIGRADLDRAGIAAALGA
- the cobN gene encoding cobaltochelatase subunit CobN yields the protein MHLLQAQPGVIADGSEPVDLGQSPGEIVVLSAADTELAGLSTARAGFGDGFPSLRLANLMQLAHNFSVDLYVEKVIAGAKLVVVRLLGGVGYWPYGVEQIEAACREAGIPLALLPGDDQPDAELARRSTLSAEACHRLWQYGVQGGPDNARDFLAYAASLLGRDLDWQEPRPLPRAGVYRPPALSADPLALAGTQPVAAIVFYRALLQAGTTAPVDALAEALLAEGVSPLPIYCASLKEPVSAEIVARLLAEAGAGLVLNATGFAVGRPGKELGETPFDGVDGPVLQVVFSGGNLEAWRAGSQGLSARDIAMNVALPEVDGRILSRAVSFKAEARYDPLTETSVVTYAQVPDRIAFVAELAANWLKLRGTPPAERRLALVLANYPNRDGRIGNGVGLDSPAGTIEVLHALAGAGYAVEDIPPDGNALVAALQAGPTNAGIAGRTVREELSRPDYELFFGRLPPDLQEAVVARWGPPERDPFYLRRELDCGGFAIPVLRLGRVVVGLQPARGYNIDPAATYHDPDLVPPHGYFAFYAWLRETAGVHAIVHLGKHGNLEWLPGKALALSESCHPEAALGPLPHLYPFIVNDPGEGSQAKRRAQAVILDHLTPPLTRAESYGPLAELERLVDEYYEAAGVDPRRLELLSREILELSQRIGLDLDCGIAPEDDEAAALGKLDNHLCELKELQIRDGLHVFGVSPRDGQLTDLLVALTRLPRGDGRGGGASLIRALAADLGLGDFDPLDCELGAAWAGRKPTALQADGAWRSNGDTVERLEALAQALVAGRSKPGATWQSTAAVLETIAQDLRPRVEACGPAEIESLLAGLDGRFVAPGPSGAPTRGRPDVLPTGRNFYSVDTRTVPTPAAWQLGWASAARLLERHRQEQGEWPRALALSAWGTANMRTGGDDIAQALALLGVKPQWEQASGRVVGFEVLPLSVLGRPRVDVTFRISGFFRDAFPAQVDLLDSAIRAVAALDEPEAENPLAARVGRDAAALRGQGEDQDTAERRAACRVFGAKPGAYGAGLQALIDERGWRDEADLARAYVAWGGYAYGDGAAGRAEHALFERRLAGVEAVVHNQDNREHDLLDSDDYYQFEGGLAVSVRHLSGAAPVVYHNDHSRPESPKVRRLEEEIARVVRARVVNPKWIRGVMRHGYKGAFEMAATVDYLFAFAATARAVGDHHFDAVYEAYLEDDDVRDFLEANNAAALGDIAARLIEAQERGLWRPKSNSARGHLETLAADNGVHPHPNPPPPGVRGPEPGVGAATPSPLMGEGGVGVAHRPRRTERDP
- the cobO gene encoding cob(I)yrinic acid a,c-diamide adenosyltransferase, which translates into the protein MTDDLTEDEINARANEKARKRKAARDRMLADKTVEKGLLIVHTGKGKGKSTAAFGLVFRALGNGMRVGIVQFVKGKWETGERHALERFADQVEVHTMGEGFSWDTQDRARDIRAAQAAWAKSQELIEACRGPEPKFDLLLFDEINIPLRYDHLPLDEVVAVLKARPPGLHVVVTGRNAKPELIEAADLVTEMTQVKHPFREQNVRAQRGIEF
- the cobU gene encoding bifunctional adenosylcobinamide kinase/adenosylcobinamide-phosphate guanylyltransferase; its protein translation is MTGGLPPLTLVLGGARSGKSRHAEALVEGQSGRCTYIATAEPGDAEMQRRIEEHRARRGVRWRTIEAPLDLVGALERSSASDGAVLVDCLTLWLSNLLGAERDVAAETRRLVEVLPHLDGAVVLVSNEVGLGVVPANALARAFVDHAGRLNQAVAGVAQSVVFLSAGLPLALKSPR